The following is a genomic window from Mus pahari chromosome 1, PAHARI_EIJ_v1.1, whole genome shotgun sequence.
ACTCTTCCAAAGCACACTGGGACTTTTCCTGCAAGCTTTCCACGTGGGCTACATCAGACAGACCACAGGCATCTGaaagagagtttaaaaaaaaaaaaaataaagtgggaaaagagggagagagagaattcatcAGATTAAGAGGTTTGAAATGGGTCACCTGAGGTGTGCCTACAGTGCTCTGTCAAACTGCCCCATCCAGAGTTGGAGGAAATGCTTATACACTGAAAACTtcaagggggaggagggaggtgacaAAGCTTGAGATGGTCCTGGAgtgtttactttaaaataaaacacgcTTGGGTGATGCAGGCTTTCATTGCTCCTGTCTTCAGGCTGGGTCATTTGGAGGCCCAAGACAGAGTGTACTGGTGCAAAGTGCTCAGACAGACAGAACCCAACCATCAACACTTCTTCCCCCATCCTCTGAATTTGGCTTATTATACAGTGTACatggggattggggggggggcggtgtgaCAACCTGGCCCAGCCTTCAGTAATGGCGtccaagaccctgcctcagattCTCCCCAAAGAGGGCGACTCATTTTTCTCCAGTCTTTGAAACTGATTTAAGTGGCCCTTTAAAACTGATCTTGTCAGTTTAGCCTATTGAAGGGCAGCCATGCAAGCTGTGATCTCTCTGTTCGTTTGAGTCgtttctttcccctccttttcttctctctcccttttctcccacctccctttattattttttttaagcccaGGTCTCTCCAAGAAGCATCCCCCTCCCTGTTATCTTTAGGaaaacacttctctctctctctctctctctctctctctctctctctctctctctctctctctctctcctctctttctttcttttcctgatatGTGAAATTACAATAAGTGCCTTTGAAATGTGAGGCTTCTTGGTGAAGGCAGTTCAGGTTGTGACCTGACCTTTCAGGGCTCCCCAGACAAGACTGGGGTTAAGACATGCATATTGTGAATCATTAAAACAGATATTCAAAAACAGTCACCGCCACCATCAGAACACACATGTAACCTCCTCCACTGTGTCCAGGACTTCATGTGTCTACAGAATGCCTAGGTGACTGTGGTCAGGAATGAAAGATCTGTTTGTCTAGGGCTCCTTCCCTCCTGGATGGAACTGTGTGTCTCCCTCTGAATCAGATAACAGGAACCTTTATCTCTTTGTGAGGCCATCTGCATTCTCCACACAGGCCTCCACGTCTTGCAAACAGTAATAAATTAAACTGTTTCGTCAGTGCCAGCCATGTCTTCCCTTGAAAGAccaagggggaaaggggaagaattAACAATGATATCAAGAAATTAACAGCCACCTTCACCATCTGAGGACATGGGCCAGGTATCAGGTTATGTGAAGGGGGTGGAGGTGGCAAAGAGAGAGGACAAGCCTGCCACCACATTTGTGTCAAGCAAATGCTCTAGATTGGACAAGCTCATGAGAAGAATAAACCAGACTCAACCTTTTGCACAGAGCTTTGGTCTGGCCGGAGTGATGCCCTCTGATTGATTATCTGAGGACTTTGGAAGGCAGAGTTTGGGGTgacctgttgtgtgtgtgtgtgtgtgtgtgtgtgtgtgtgaaacactaACTCTCATAGAAGACATACAGGTTGAGAATGAGTCTGCAGGACACTCAGCTAATGATTTAGTTCCCAGACTTCTTTAAACAATAAAGAAGACACTGTGGTCCTCCTATCAGTTTATTCCGTAAACTCACAGTCTCCTCCAGCTTTCTGACTATAAGGTTAAAGATCTGGAGAGAGTGACTAGGTTGCAGGCCTTGCCAAGATCCAAATGTTTGTTATTCTTAGTCAGGGGCCCCCTTTGCCTCTCATCCATGACAAAAGAATCAGCTGAGAATTTAGTTGTGAGGGGTGGGAGCCATTTCCACCCACCTGGGCTGTGACTGTACTGAGACTGGAGGCAGCCAAAGGGTTCAGGTGTGGCCCAAAATGGAATGCCAGACACTTTTCAAACATCACTGGGCCTCAAGAGTTAATGAATATCAGATCTGTTACTCACACAGGTTAAACTACATGCAAACTAATTAGATTTCCTCATGCAGTCAATGATGGTTTTATATCTCCAGCAACATTCAGACCCCAGCCCCAGCTCAAGTAGGCACACACTTTGGGTTGCTTCAAAATTGCCTGAAGTGTTTGCTTGAACaggagaagccagaggccagccttCAGCCCCCTGTAGACATTCTGGAATTATGGTAGTCCTTTAGCCTCTCCTGCCCCATTCTGACAGCACCCCCCACCTCCTGACGGTctgcattatttttaatgagattGTGATTTTGAAAATTGCTGCTCTCAGGTTGGGGCTGCCTGGAGCCCCAACTCCTACTGAGTTCGAAGGCAAACTTTCTCCCTGCAGGGACAAAGTTTCTCCTACAGAGATGATGCCAGGGCTGCAATATGCCCAGGGCTATTTTCTTGAGGTCCCAGCCAGggtgtcaagaaaaaaaaaatcccagaacttgaggaGATTCCCTGGGGGCCAACTAggcccagaggacctgggcttagGGAGGAGTACATTCTAGGTTCGCTATTGCATGAGAGGAAGGGGCCTGAGAGGCCCTaaggccctgtctgtctgtctgtctggctggCTCCATACATAAGGATGCATGGGGCATCCTTCTGCATCCCATGACAAGCCAGCAGTTATATCATGTTCCCACCTCAAAGTGAACTCCATAGTTTGGTCTTTTAAGGGGGAAGTTGCGTTGGCCACCCCCCCCAAGGCCCTAACTCTGCCCTGGGAGTTCTTGGGTACCTGAGAACAGGTCTCCTTCCTACCTGAGGTGAACAGGACTATGGCCTTGAGGCAGCTATACTCGGCGGAGTCGACGTGCAGTGCCTTGAGCTTCTCCACTTGCTCTTGGAAGATCCGTATGTGGTCCATAAAAGCGACCACCCGGTCGGCTGACATGGGTGAAGCGTGCAGGCCAGCAGCGGCAAGGAGCGGGGCGACATGGAGGGGCATGGAGCACTGGGCCGCATTCAACACGAACAGCTCGCTCCAGGTGAGGCGAAGGAGGGCCACCTGGTCCGTGATCTGCAGGTCAGGGAAGAAGGGGATGTTCCGGGCCCACTCAACGGCGCTGAAGAGCATCCGTGCGGCCAGTTCGCAAATGTTCTCGATGCCCATGATGTTGTTAGGCTGCATGCACTGACTGCCGAAGCGCGACGTGGGGTAGGGCTCTGCGCGCAGCAGCAGGGAAATATATCCGGACAGGTACGAGTGGCAGTTGAGGGGGTCCCCGTTGGTCAGCGCAAACTGCCCGTGGGTAGGCTGGGTAGGAGGCATCCTGCCCCTCTGTACAGCTGCAGGAGGAAAGGAGACACTCCACAGTTAATGATCAGCCTTGGTCCCGCATCCTTCTATAAGACACCAACCTGTCCCAGGCCCTAGAACAGCAGGCCTGCTAGAGACTGACCCAAGAGTCTGCTGCCAGCCGGTCAGCCCGGCAACCACTCCTCACAAATCACTTCCCAGGCTAGCTCTGATCGCCAGAGATCAACACTGCGAGGCCCACCTAGGCTTGGTCCGCCGAGGACCCAGAATTGGTCACTTTGAATGGGGTCCCTGGAGCTGTAAGCGGGATGTAGCATATTTTGAGGGCACCTTtcgtttcatttcatttcatttcatttctttctttcttttttaaaactgctAAACAGCTGATATTTCTTATTGATTGGAGAAGGAACCAGACAGGAATGTAGGGGGAGGGTGAGACGCTTTTGCACAAGACATCAAGATTTACCCCAGATGGCCTGTGGCCACCTCCGAACGACTGTCCCCAAACCTTGTAACCTCAACCCCAGCCCAGGAAGGAAACCCCGGCGAGAGACAGAGTCTTGGTCTGGCGTCTTTGCCTGATCCATGAGCTCAGCTCCGAGGAGGAGAGACAAGGGAGAAAAGGgcggagagagaaagagagcgaggccgtcagagagaaggggaagccgGAGAGAGGCTGGGAGCAGACGTGGGGCGCTGGCGGAGCCCAGACAAGGCCCGCGACGACCGGAGAAAGCCAGCGAGGCTCAGGCACCCGCTGTTATCTGACTCAGGACCGGGAGAGTCGCTCTcgcagaaacacaaagaaaccccgGCATTGGCTCGCTCCAACCCGGAGCCCGCGCCCGGGCGCGGAGCGCGCCATTGGTAGAGCACTGTTCCCGGCTCTGGGATAATTTTTATATCACAAAGACCCAACTGGCGCAGAGGGAAAGCAGCGGCCCAAGGCCCCTTGCCCACACTTTCCTACTCCCTACAGTACTCCCAGGGTTtcaaaagtgaaaggaaaaagaaagaaagaaagaaagaaagaaaacaagaggtatttttttaaagcagaatgtTAATCCACGGAGGGGTCACATGAGCTCTGCCCAGGCGGCAGCGTTAATACGGCGAAGTGCATAAAATTGCCATTTGTAATTTGAACCTCCTGTACAAAAGTACAAtctcaggttgtttttttttttttttttttgaaaaggtgggggctggggagaggggtaAGGAGGAGGGACATATGTTgaacatgcaggaaaaacaaggaaagagagaaaggaaggggggggacattaaaacaacaacaaacaacccatTCCTTGCAGAAAGGTGAACTCTAATGAACTCTCAATCaatgcaaaggaaaggaaaaactgtccgaagagagagggagaaagagagagagggggagagggagaaagagtggaGAAGGAAAAGTCTACTAAAGCGTGCGGActgtagtgggggtgggggctgatcTGGGTTGCAGTGCAGACCCCCCCACCCACGCCCCGGCTCCTGGCACCAAATCCCCTCCGACTGCAACCCGGAGAGCTCAGGGCTTCTGAGTCCTTACCCAGAGCAGGCTAGCCAAACGCACCCAGAGCCCCGGGACCGCGGGCGAAGGGGGAAGAAATGAGAGGCCGATACCTTCCCGTCTCATGCCCACTTTGAGGCACTTTTTGAGGCGGCAGTACTGGCACTGGTTGCGGTGGTGCTGGTCGATGGGACAGTTCCGGTTGGCGCGGCACGTGTAGCTCAGGTTCCTCCGCACGCTGCGCTTGAAGAAGCTCTTGCAGCCCTCACACGTGAACTGGCCGTAGTGCTTGCCGCTCGACTTGTCCCCGCACACCACGCACTcgatgtgctgctgctgctgctgcttgtcgCTGCCCGGGCCGCCAGGGCCGCCCTGGCCGCCAGCCGCTGTCTGGGCCGGCGTGCTGGCCGGGCCCCCTTGGCCCGGCGTCTGTGGCGTGTGCGGGGCGCCAGGCGGCGGGCCCGGCACGGGCGGCGCCTGCGAGGCCTGGCTGCCCTGAGAGCCGGGCACCTCGTCCTGGGGGTCGCGCCACGTGCTGACTACCATTGCCATATCTATGGGGGCCGCGTCCGGACTTCTGCTCCCCTGGCTGCGGGCGGCGGCGGGGTAGCGGCGGCTCCCGGGTCTCGGGCTCCGGCGCGCCGCCTTTTGTGTGTGCGAGGGTGCGAGAGGGCGCGGGAGGGCGCCCCGGGTGGCTCAGGGCTAGTTGATTTGAGGTTggttagtttttccttttttgtttttttgtttttgcttttgcaaaGTTTTGTCGATTGCTTGTCTGGCCcggtgtatttgttttgtttgtttccctcgGCTCAGCTTTGTTGGTTTCGGGGGGCTTTCCGTCCAGAGGGGAGGGCAAGGGGACAGGGGAAAGAGAGTGGGAGCAGAacgtggagagagggaggggagggagagctgCAAGTCGATTGTCTGGCTTCAAGACAGAAgtaggaggcaaaaaaaaaaaaaaaaaatctctctaaaGATCTCGCTCgctctcactctccctccctctctccctctctcgtTCACTCTCTCGCTCTCAGATCTAGTGTGCAgcggaggagttggaggaggagaaggaggaggaggaagaggaggaggaggaagaggagaaggagaggcgACTGTCCGGGGGCCAAGTCCAGGGCAGCCCACAGTCAGCCATTCAGGAAAGCCATCGAAATCAGGAGGACTGGGAGAGCGGAGGCGCCGGGCGCGGGCGCGCCCTGGGAGCCAGGCAGGCCGGGGCGGAGGCCGGCGGCCCGCGGAGTGGCCGGAGCTCTGCCCGGGTCCGGGGGAATCAGCATGAAAGTGGTCCGCGTCCGGCGCTGCGCGGCGTCGTCCTGGCGCTGGGCCGCCGCCGCCTCCTGCCCCGGGCGCCTGGCGCGCGCCGCGCTCACTCCggacgccgccgccgccgccgctctcGGAGGCCGCTCGCTGCTCCCCGCGGGCCGCCCGggccgcctccgcctccgccgccgccgaaGCCTCCGGGTCGGGCCCGGAGCCGCTGCGTCTAGCGCCGCCGCCGCCGGTGGAGtcgctgctgctgccgctgctgccgccgccggtggagccgctgctgctgctgctgctgctgctgctgctgccgccgccgcctcaCACACATAGGGAAAGAGTCAACTCGCCGGCGGCGGGGGAGAGAtgataagagagaaaggagggcagATCAGCACCTAGAAGCGCATCCTTCGTGCGCAGAGGGGGGAGAAacggagagaaagaatgaaagagggaAGAGCAGCGCGGCACCCGGAGAAAGGAGGCAACtctggcagaggaggaggaggagaagaaaacacacacgcgcgcacgcacgcacacaccgcGGAGAGAAAAGAGCAGAATCAAAGTGATCAAATATGCTAAAAAGGGGGGCGCGGGAGGGAATGCGATTTATAGGCGCCGGGGCTGGCAGAAGTGGCTTCTCCGCGATCAGCTCACTGAGCTCTCTATATAGTGAACTTTGACACGACTGCTGCAACTTAGCGCACGTTGCCATGGCGACGGCGCGCCTTATAAGGCAGCCGCCGGGGTTGGCCTGGCCCGGCGCGCGCGCGCCGCCCCCTCGTCGTCATTGGCCGGAGCGCGGCGGCCCCGCCATGGCGGCAGCGGGAACAGCTCGGTCCTAGCGCGAGCGGCGTCGAGACAGCCGCACGGGGCGCGCGGGGACGGAGGGGGGCGGGGACGGGTGGCCGCGCCGTCCTGGTCACAGAGAGGGGGATGGGCCCAGGCGGACCCCAGAGCGCGGACCCAGGCCGCCCAGCATCGGGCACCCGAGGTTTCCGCCCTGGCGGCAAGACTAGCGCACGGCGCACACACTACGCCTCTTAAAGGCTCCGCAAGGGGTTGAGGATGGAGCCAAAGACTTAGTCTCTTGCAACTTGACGATGCCTCTAAATGCGCCGCTCGCGGTCCACCCGGGACTCCCGGCGCATTATGTAGAACCCACGATGCCAAAAGACTGAATAATGCTCTCCCTTTCTTTGTAGAGGGGTACGCAGCGGAGGTGGCAAGGTGCCGGGATCTGGGCTTGCAAACCAAAGATTTGGCTAAATCCGAGGGGTGGCAAATCCTTTGCTTAATGAACTCTCATCACTTGCTCGGTTTGGTagctcctttttgtttgtttgtttgtttataggaaAAGAAACCGTTCGatatctgtctttttctttggagggttaatattttatagatttgtGGCCTGACATTTTAATTGCTCAAATGAAGCATCTCGGATGCTGAGAAACACCAGTAGACTTCACCTCATTGTTATGATGCAATTAAGATAAATTCCTCTCAACTTTATCCTCTCTTATTGGTTTTAGTTAACTGGCCAGCCAGTGACCTGTCACACACCCGGTTatgaaaagagggagaaagaccTTTCTGTCCGCTGATGGACAGGCGGAGGCAGCCTCTCAGCCTCGCCTGTGCACACcctctgtacacacatgtaaacgCACATGTATCAGATACACATTTGTCAATGTACACAGACAAAGACGGCCAAGACGATGCTTCTAGGTCATAGAACAGTTGAATATGGACTTCATTGTTCAAGTTCTCTTTAAATACCCATATAGTCATTAAAACACACCCAGAGAGCCTGCTCCAAATGGCAATAATACCAGCATAACTCACAAGAGCCACAAACACGCCATAGTCTACCTCAGCcactgcaggggaaaaaaaaaaaaaggaccaacCCTTACTGTCCATGTCATTCATCTCAAGACGCTCAAACCATTGATATTGATGTGTCTTTGACTTTGTGCCTCAATTTTAACCATAAAGTATACAGAACCAACCTCCAGGACACAGTATATTCTACTGACTAAACTTGCTGTTTGATTAGGACCAGTAGTTGATTGTGAGAATTCCATAATTGTAtgagaaatttgtttttaatagggaATACTTTGAACCAAGACAAAACTAAATCCTTAGGTCAAACAGGTTTACCAACaattaaattatgtttttttttttttttaacataaaagttGCTGAGCTAAAAGAGGGAAAAGGATAAAGGAACGACTTTAGGAAGCACCCTGGGTAACACAGAGATTTGGCAGTGTAACGTTACTTTAGTAAAATGAACTGAACATGTAGTTGCCATGAGAAAACCATGCTTTCGGGGCAGTTCCTTTTACACATATAGACAGAGTGTGAGACAAGGAGGGCAGAAAGGTACAGGCAGGCAGAGACTGACTTTTcggcaaagggggaaaaaaaatcctatttaagCTTCACCCTGAAACCTTTCTCAGCCTCCCCTTTCTCTACAGAGCTCACATATTGCACTACAGCGGCAGGTGCTGTGATTATTtgaatgttttaagaaataacaaGCTATAGCAGGTACTAGCCTATCATAAACCTGGTGTGTAATAAGGTGGCCATAGTGTAAAGCTAGGCTGAGCACTTCTGGCTGATTAGAGACACCATATAACTTTCTCCTacagagaacaagaaagacagaaaataagtCATTTCAGagaactgtgggttttttttttttaaaccacttcTCTGATTTAAGGAATTATTTGATACTGCAAATGCCCGATTAGAGGCAAGCTCAGCATATAGTGAGACTGAGGCTGACACAGGAAATTTAATAGGTATCCCCATCTCGACTTAATAGATGAGCATAATTGATTATGGAGAAATGTTAATCTTGCCTCTCCAGTGCAGCCATTTCCATGGCAAGATtactttttacacacacacacacacacacacacacacacacacacacgaaaagatGATTTTTGAGAAGCTTCGTGTATGTTCCTCATTTTTCtagctatatatatattcatatatatgtatatgtatatatatatatatatatatatatatatatatatatatatatatatatatatatatatatatatatgaattgtagAATTAGAGCCAGCTAGGCACATAACCACATAACTACCACCAAGTTAGAGGTGCTTTGTATTTTAGGACCCATTTAGCTATAGAGATGCTGTttagaaagggaagggaaaaagtcACCACATGAATTGTAATTAATTTTACTGAGAGGGTGAAGAGACAGGACAGCCGAATTGGAGGTGTGGAggagcaaaaatatttttaaatgctcttCTTAAAGATGCTCAGCTGTCTTAATTCTAAGATTTAAAAGTCCTAAGGCTAAAAGATACAACTctatatgttattatttttaaaaactcagtcaAGCCCTTTACTGCAAATGTAAATCTATTTTAATGAGAATGGTGGCGAGCTTTATTTGACTGGTCAAAGTTAGGGGAAAACATTTGtcttaatatgaaaaaatatatatatcctcaACTCCCATTAATATGGTTTCCTTGCAGAAAGTGGTTGGCTAGTCTGTAATTCTTTACAGATTAAATCACAATATGAATACAGACCCCAGCAATTCCGAGTTTAACTCTGAGCTCAGTAGAATCCAGGATCCATTGaatttctcctttccctcaatCTAGTCgtgtgtgtttttctcttccaCCACACTGGAGCCCGGTGAATAGAGAAGGGGCTTCCATTGTGTCCCTCTGAACTTCCAAGTCAATGCAATTTTTAACCACTGGCTTGTGGTACTTTGAAAATCACCAGGGGCTGTCAGagttgggtcctctgaaaaattTACAGTGCTAAATCAGAGCATATGCTGAGAGGGAAAAAATTGCTTAAGATTGGAGTAAGTGCAGTATCTGTCTGCCCCCTAGTGTAAGAGTCCTCGCTGCCTAAAATccaactttaaaagaaaaggagtcCTTAAAGGGAAACGACTTGGGGCTCACGTAGGCATAGGAGAATGAAACTTCTGTACATTTTAATCTGAATAATTCTTCAGGATTGAAAATTATTTGGCTGTGGCTTGGTTGGACTGCGCTGGGATCTCGCTGCCTCTACGTTTCCGGAGTCTCTAGTgaagaggtgattttttttttttttttttttttttttgaaactgggttTATGTGCGTccccctcacccctcctctctttttctgaCTGCCTCTGTCGTCTCTCTcgctggcttttcttttttttttttttttttttaaatgaggaaccGTTCCATGAACATTTTGCACAGAGCACAGAATTGCTTCTAAAGTCAGCCCGGCGCAGTTGCAATAGACAGCAAAAAGGTAAACGTTTGCCTGAAATCCGCACGCCAGCTCCACCACCCCGCCCGATGGTGAGTACCCTTCTCCTTGCGATTCTCCTAGCTTAACAGAGCGCTCTCCTTCCGGAACCGCGGCCGAGGGCTCCAGGCAAGGCTTtggtccctgcctgcctgcctgcttgcctgcctgcatgtcagCTGCACAAGGTTGCAAAATGAAGCGCAGAGGCAAATCGAACAGGAAATTCTGATACCCAAAGCCAGCCTAGCAGCCCCTTCGCTAGCAAACCCAGTCAATCTGCTGCTTGGAAAACCAGGTTTTCAGTCAGTTCTATGGAAAGAAATGAGTTTGAGAAGACAGGACGAGGAGATGGGAGGCAACCGCAGTCTTTATGCTTCGGTTTAATCATATTTTGGCAGCTTTGCAATtgtatttccccccccccttccaccTCTGCtaccacacacatgtaataaaatatgGCAACGCACTGAATTGActgcccccaccctcccccagacCCCTTCAACCACAGTCCGAGGCATTGCATACACGTTAGCAAAGCGATTTTCTGAAAAGCCCCAAGTCATGCCCAACCCCACACAGCACAAGgagaaaagtgagaaagaagagaaagagaaaaaaaatacagtaagcAAACATACCAAAACCATATTTGCCTTGTTCAAGGTCCCAAACCGCTTGCATCTTCCTTCTAAACTGGAATAACTCTCCTTTAGTTTGGCGGGTGAAATAAACGCTTTGTTGGCCCCCTGAAAAGATGTGTCTTTGATAATTAAAGAGACTCTCCTCCTCGGTGTTTATCTAAGCGATTGTGCAAACTGATAAAAAAGTAGGCATTAGTCTGCAGGGAAAaagaaaggtgaaaggagagatcCTCCACCTCAAGGAACCGCTTCCCTGTGTACCAGGCGCTCTCAGCCGTTGGAAAAGCCTGCACACTaactttagagagagagagacagcttcAGGGAGCTTTGTACATAGCTGCTGAGGAATTCAAGCCTcgcctttaagaaaaaaaaccccaaaccgtAGGTAGGAGCTGTCTGGAGTGATCCTTGTCTCTCATCTGATGCCTTAGAAGGAAGAGTGCGTTGTTACACCTTgtttggggctggaaagaggaGACTTTAAAAACACCCttccaattgaaaaaaaaaaaaatctcccaacttAATGAGTTTAGTCGGAGGCTGGAGCAACCCGGCTCAGCCTTAGCAGAAAACCGAAAACAACTATAGGCAATATTGCAAAGCAGGACAACCCCAAGGCACAGCCAAATTCCACCGTTTGGGGTCGAGAGGGATGGAGGCTAATCctaaagcaagttgggaagaaaaaaaaaaaaaaaaaaaaacagaggtgggggggggagctgcaGCCTAAGACTGGCAGACACGGTCCTCTCACCCTGGATCAAAGATAGAACTCTAAACAGGaggctaacattttttttttctaggaatcAGTTGAAACcctcattttctacttttaactcaagttccccccccccaatgatttttcttcctctcccctgtgGATTaatgccccctcccctttctacTGTCCATTCTAGAACTTTCCTGAAGAGGAAATCTATTTCTTTTGGGGGAAGGGGTTCCCCTATTTCATGCCTTCAAATAATGAATACTTAATTCACCCCTCCCTTTATCAATTTCCCCAAACAGAGATACAATAACTGGCAAAAATTGAGAAGAACTGTCTCTTGCAGTTTAGTACAGTTTTAACTaatggattttttgttgttgttgttttgttttgttttaagaggaGAATAATGGGGAAACATGGATCTTTTATTT
Proteins encoded in this region:
- the Nr2f2 gene encoding COUP transcription factor 2 isoform X1, with the protein product MAMVVSTWRDPQDEVPGSQGSQASQAPPVPGPPPGAPHTPQTPGQGGPASTPAQTAAGGQGGPGGPGSDKQQQQQHIECVVCGDKSSGKHYGQFTCEGCKSFFKRSVRRNLSYTCRANRNCPIDQHHRNQCQYCRLKKCLKVGMRREAVQRGRMPPTQPTHGQFALTNGDPLNCHSYLSGYISLLLRAEPYPTSRFGSQCMQPNNIMGIENICELAARMLFSAVEWARNIPFFPDLQITDQVALLRLTWSELFVLNAAQCSMPLHVAPLLAAAGLHASPMSADRVVAFMDHIRIFQEQVEKLKALHVDSAEYSCLKAIVLFTSDACGLSDVAHVESLQEKSQCALEEYVRSQYPNQPTRFGKLLLRLPSLRTVSSSVIEQLFFVRLVGKTPIETLIRDMLLSGSSFNWPYMAIQ
- the Nr2f2 gene encoding COUP transcription factor 2 isoform X3, whose amino-acid sequence is MPPTQPTHGQFALTNGDPLNCHSYLSGYISLLLRAEPYPTSRFGSQCMQPNNIMGIENICELAARMLFSAVEWARNIPFFPDLQITDQVALLRLTWSELFVLNAAQCSMPLHVAPLLAAAGLHASPMSADRVVAFMDHIRIFQEQVEKLKALHVDSAEYSCLKAIVLFTSDACGLSDVAHVESLQEKSQCALEEYVRSQYPNQPTRFGKLLLRLPSLRTVSSSVIEQLFFVRLVGKTPIETLIRDMLLSGSSFNWPYMAIQ
- the Nr2f2 gene encoding COUP transcription factor 2 isoform X2 — its product is MQAVWDLEQGKYGFAVQRGRMPPTQPTHGQFALTNGDPLNCHSYLSGYISLLLRAEPYPTSRFGSQCMQPNNIMGIENICELAARMLFSAVEWARNIPFFPDLQITDQVALLRLTWSELFVLNAAQCSMPLHVAPLLAAAGLHASPMSADRVVAFMDHIRIFQEQVEKLKALHVDSAEYSCLKAIVLFTSDACGLSDVAHVESLQEKSQCALEEYVRSQYPNQPTRFGKLLLRLPSLRTVSSSVIEQLFFVRLVGKTPIETLIRDMLLSGSSFNWPYMAIQ